The Bradyrhizobium sp. WBAH42 genome includes a window with the following:
- a CDS encoding crotonase/enoyl-CoA hydratase family protein: MSTSKKKGPVTTVINDRPNARNAGDPATADALTKAFLAFDADPDAKVAVFWGAGGAFCAGWDLKYAAGLSDRKRFQAEIVEGLAFPLGAAPSPRGPLGPSRLELSKPVIAAVEGPAVAGGMELALWCDIRVMAEDAYFGVFCRRWGIPLLDGGTVRLPRLVGQGRAMEIILTGRKVSADEAYRIGLCEKIAPRGEARAAAENMAQEIARFPQAAVKADRANVLETYGLQVREALKREWANGIEAHHKQGANGAARFSAGKGRHGDFADIL; this comes from the coding sequence GTGTCTACGTCGAAAAAAAAAGGGCCAGTTACGACGGTCATTAACGACCGGCCCAACGCGCGAAACGCCGGCGATCCGGCAACAGCGGATGCGTTGACCAAGGCATTTCTCGCCTTCGACGCCGATCCGGATGCCAAAGTTGCGGTTTTTTGGGGAGCCGGCGGCGCCTTCTGCGCCGGCTGGGATCTAAAATACGCCGCGGGCCTTTCCGATCGAAAGCGATTCCAAGCAGAGATCGTCGAGGGCCTTGCATTTCCGCTGGGGGCGGCCCCCTCTCCGCGCGGGCCCCTCGGACCATCAAGGCTCGAACTGTCGAAGCCTGTCATCGCTGCCGTAGAGGGCCCCGCCGTCGCCGGTGGCATGGAATTGGCACTCTGGTGCGACATTCGCGTGATGGCCGAGGACGCATATTTCGGTGTCTTTTGCCGACGCTGGGGAATTCCGCTTCTGGATGGAGGCACGGTGAGGTTGCCCAGACTCGTGGGCCAAGGGCGGGCAATGGAAATCATCCTGACGGGCCGCAAAGTTTCCGCGGACGAAGCATACCGTATCGGATTGTGCGAAAAAATCGCGCCAAGGGGGGAGGCAAGGGCAGCCGCTGAAAACATGGCGCAAGAAATCGCTCGCTTCCCACAAGCAGCGGTGAAAGCAGATCGTGCCAACGTTCTCGAGACATACGGACTGCAGGTGCGCGAAGCTCTTAAACGCGAATGGGCGAACGGGATCGAGGCCCATCACAAGCAAGGCGCGAATGGAGCGGCCCGCTTCTCGGCCGGAAAAGGGCGGCACGGCGACTTCGCTGACATCTTGTAG
- a CDS encoding sigma-70 family RNA polymerase sigma factor has translation MTAETELKALMVASQEGDAVAHRLLLARLSNHLRAYYKGKLAKLSRRLAESEDLVQEAVLAIHTQRHTYDPVELFTPWVHAIARYKLIDFLRRDRATIVDVPLDEAAEVTARDDHISAESSFDLSRLLRRLPKKMRCSIEAVKLEGLSVAEAAERCRISEASVKVNIHRGLKVLSTLIARRTQT, from the coding sequence ATGACGGCGGAAACAGAGCTCAAGGCGCTCATGGTAGCCAGTCAAGAAGGTGACGCGGTCGCCCATCGTCTGCTGCTTGCTCGATTGAGCAACCATTTGCGTGCATACTACAAAGGCAAGCTTGCCAAGCTCAGCCGCCGTTTGGCGGAATCCGAGGATCTCGTCCAGGAGGCGGTGCTGGCGATCCACACACAGCGACATACCTACGATCCGGTCGAATTGTTCACTCCTTGGGTCCATGCGATCGCACGCTATAAGTTGATTGATTTTCTGCGAAGGGACCGAGCTACTATCGTTGATGTCCCGCTTGATGAGGCTGCCGAAGTAACTGCGCGTGATGATCATATCAGCGCCGAAAGTAGTTTTGATCTCAGCCGACTCTTAAGACGATTGCCGAAGAAGATGAGGTGTTCAATTGAGGCGGTGAAGCTCGAGGGCTTGAGCGTAGCGGAAGCCGCCGAGCGGTGCAGAATCTCGGAGGCAAGTGTAAAGGTCAATATTCATCGCGGGTTGAAGGTTTTGTCGACGTTAATCGCGCGGAGGACGCAGACATGA
- a CDS encoding TetR/AcrR family transcriptional regulator, protein MDYRNNSVIFALNQARRRVVLDGAWRVFARDGLDGATMRAIATEAGCTTGAIYPLFPSKEAIYADLLAESLDRLSEYVESSIRTARGPRMKLKAGALAFLSYYQDKPDEVALGLYLWHGLRPEGSVRILIGT, encoded by the coding sequence TTGGATTATAGAAATAACAGTGTTATTTTCGCGCTCAATCAGGCGCGACGTCGGGTTGTCCTGGATGGAGCCTGGCGTGTCTTTGCCCGTGACGGCCTCGATGGGGCGACCATGCGCGCTATTGCCACTGAGGCGGGCTGTACGACCGGCGCGATCTATCCTCTCTTTCCTTCGAAGGAAGCTATCTATGCTGACTTGCTGGCGGAATCCCTGGACCGACTGAGCGAATACGTTGAAAGTTCAATCCGAACTGCGCGCGGCCCTCGAATGAAGTTGAAAGCAGGAGCGCTCGCTTTTCTCTCGTACTATCAGGACAAGCCGGATGAGGTCGCCCTTGGGCTTTATCTCTGGCACGGGCTAAGGCCGGAGGGCTCAGTCCGGATTTTGATAGGGACTTGA
- a CDS encoding TrbI/VirB10 family protein, which translates to MNTQNDRERAIQSQTPDEVSSSFRLRAEPPRVTRLSRKVFAGGSAVALLVIGGAVLWSLQSNRPQNQTGDELYSTDHHNVADGIATLPKDYTGVPRQAIPQLGPPLPGDLGRPILAAQGQSPMIGVSAPDPEQHRRDQETEAARVSHLFASTGGREVRASSAAEGGAGNAQSIQTTNSDEGSAHGQDRKRAFINASVDRRTVSPDRITRPASPYVLQAGTVIPGALITGIRSDLPGQITAQVTENVFDSPTGRLLLIPQGARLIGVYDSQVAFGQSRVLLVWTRLIMPNGRSIVLERQPGADAAGHSGLEDEVDSHWGELFKAAALSTLLAVGTELGAGSEANSNDSAILQALRHGAGASLNQTGQQVVRRSLNIQPTLTIRPGFPVRVIVNRDLVLASYRG; encoded by the coding sequence ATGAACACCCAGAATGATCGCGAGCGGGCGATTCAGTCGCAAACACCGGACGAGGTGTCTAGTAGCTTCCGGCTAAGAGCGGAGCCACCGCGAGTGACGCGCCTATCGCGGAAGGTCTTCGCAGGCGGCAGCGCGGTTGCCTTGCTCGTTATCGGCGGCGCCGTGTTGTGGTCCCTGCAAAGCAATCGTCCCCAAAACCAGACGGGCGATGAACTCTACAGCACTGATCATCATAATGTTGCCGACGGAATTGCAACGCTGCCAAAGGACTATACGGGTGTGCCACGTCAGGCCATACCGCAACTCGGTCCGCCGCTTCCCGGAGATCTTGGCCGACCAATCCTTGCTGCTCAGGGCCAATCGCCGATGATCGGCGTCTCGGCTCCTGATCCGGAACAGCACCGGCGGGATCAAGAAACAGAGGCAGCCCGTGTAAGCCACCTGTTCGCATCGACCGGCGGGAGAGAAGTGCGTGCATCTTCTGCCGCGGAGGGAGGCGCTGGCAACGCTCAGTCGATCCAGACCACCAATAGCGACGAAGGATCTGCGCACGGTCAGGACAGGAAGCGCGCATTTATCAATGCTTCCGTGGATCGTCGTACAGTAAGCCCCGACCGCATCACCAGGCCGGCTTCACCGTATGTCCTGCAGGCTGGAACTGTCATCCCGGGAGCCCTGATCACCGGAATCAGATCGGACCTTCCAGGGCAGATCACCGCGCAGGTGACCGAAAATGTCTTCGATTCGCCAACCGGGCGCCTCCTGCTCATCCCGCAGGGGGCGCGCCTGATCGGTGTCTACGACAGCCAGGTCGCGTTCGGCCAGTCTCGTGTCCTGTTGGTTTGGACCCGCCTAATAATGCCGAATGGTCGTTCGATCGTTCTGGAGCGACAGCCGGGCGCGGACGCGGCGGGGCATTCAGGATTGGAAGACGAGGTCGACAGTCATTGGGGGGAGCTGTTCAAGGCTGCTGCCCTTTCGACGTTGCTGGCTGTCGGTACCGAACTTGGTGCAGGTTCGGAAGCCAATAGCAACGACAGTGCCATTCTCCAGGCATTACGGCACGGGGCAGGTGCCTCGCTAAATCAAACCGGCCAGCAGGTTGTCCGCCGTAGTCTGAATATTCAGCCGACGCTGACAATTCGTCCGGGATTCCCGGTGCGCGTCATTGTCAACCGTGACCTCGTGCTTGCGTCATACAGAGGGTAA
- a CDS encoding OpgC domain-containing protein, which translates to MPDGLTGRTNGWMLQIAMFVRRRLWEAITVRSVLPKSQRDLRLDLFRGLANWLIFLGHIPESILAWFTTRNYGFSDGADLFVLISGYTATFVFGRIMMERGFAIGATRLLRRVWQLYAAHLLLFLFYLTSVHYLSHKCDDPHLMDQFNVAHLMKFPVETLSQGMALKFKPLNLDVLPLYIVLMAAFPIVLWVVLRWRNVVLIGSIGLYAAARQYGWNFASYPAGAWYFNPYTWQLLFVSGAWLALGGAQGSRWLLQFRFLHALGFGFLLFAFVIALAERIPELRQLIPDVIDEMFIPNDKTNLAPYRVIYLASLVFVVVALIPIDWPGLQWSIFKPLIRCGQQSLSVFCVGLFLSFVAHFVLELGSGGVLAQLLVGAAGLWILTIISYYRTWSKQVDKSVSSDRSNAGRHSGSAEPLRVLRADGSK; encoded by the coding sequence TTGCCTGACGGGTTAACTGGCCGCACTAACGGCTGGATGCTGCAGATCGCAATGTTCGTTAGGCGGCGGCTTTGGGAAGCGATCACGGTTAGATCCGTGCTGCCGAAGTCGCAGCGCGATCTGCGGTTGGATTTATTCCGAGGGCTCGCGAACTGGCTGATCTTTCTGGGTCATATTCCGGAGTCAATACTCGCCTGGTTCACTACCAGAAACTACGGGTTCAGTGATGGAGCCGATCTATTCGTCTTGATATCCGGCTACACCGCAACCTTTGTATTCGGTAGAATCATGATGGAGCGCGGCTTCGCAATCGGAGCGACCAGGTTGCTTCGCCGTGTGTGGCAACTTTATGCGGCCCATTTGCTTCTGTTTCTATTTTACCTCACTTCGGTGCACTACCTATCGCATAAGTGTGACGATCCTCATCTCATGGATCAATTCAACGTCGCGCACCTCATGAAGTTTCCGGTCGAGACGCTTTCGCAGGGGATGGCGCTGAAGTTCAAGCCGCTCAATCTCGACGTCCTACCACTCTATATCGTTCTGATGGCGGCGTTCCCTATCGTACTTTGGGTCGTGCTGCGATGGCGCAATGTCGTATTGATTGGATCGATCGGGCTATATGCTGCTGCTCGTCAATATGGCTGGAATTTTGCGTCTTATCCTGCGGGAGCATGGTACTTCAACCCTTATACTTGGCAGTTGCTTTTTGTGTCTGGAGCCTGGCTCGCACTCGGTGGGGCTCAGGGCAGCCGTTGGCTGCTCCAGTTTCGCTTCCTGCATGCGCTCGGTTTCGGCTTTTTGCTATTCGCTTTCGTGATCGCGCTCGCGGAGCGGATTCCGGAGTTGCGACAGCTCATTCCAGATGTGATCGACGAGATGTTCATCCCGAATGACAAGACCAATCTCGCGCCCTATCGAGTGATCTACTTGGCGAGCCTAGTGTTCGTCGTCGTCGCACTCATTCCTATCGATTGGCCGGGTCTGCAGTGGTCGATCTTCAAGCCCTTGATTAGATGTGGCCAGCAATCGCTGTCAGTTTTCTGCGTTGGTCTGTTCCTCTCTTTCGTCGCCCATTTTGTACTGGAGCTCGGTTCGGGCGGAGTTCTGGCCCAGCTCCTCGTAGGCGCTGCAGGCCTGTGGATCCTGACGATCATCTCCTACTATCGGACCTGGTCGAAGCAGGTAGATAAAAGTGTGTCTTCTGACCGATCAAACGCAGGGCGTCACTCAGGCTCCGCTGAGCCACTGCGTGTACTTCGCGCAGATGGATCAAAGTGA
- a CDS encoding AMP-binding protein, whose protein sequence is MALDRAAQTWPEQLAVVVREQGLRLSYAALRDGGEAFARSLIALGLTPGEIGIWSPNNIEWVLTQFAAAKAGLILVSLNPAYRSSEIGYALRKVGCRAIVCATAYKSSHYLEILAEVAPELKTSAPGQLRAEALPELKIVIQIGGPAFPGAISFEDCASNRSDAGTSLADIASKISFDDPTNIQSTSGTTGAPKGATLTDHNILNNGYFVGEALGLSAVDRVCIPVPFYHCFGMVMGNLACLTHGSTMVIPGAAFEPGAVLSAIEEEACAALYGVPTMFISVLEHPELGRFRLGSLRTGIMAGAPCPIEVMRRVVDQLGIREITIAYGMTETSPVSFQTSRTDTLERRVSTVGRIHPHIEIKIVDDRGAIVPRGTTGQLCTRGYSVMRGYWGDEQRTAEVIDAAGWMHTGDLATINGDGYCNIVGRMKDMVIRGGENVYPREVEEFLHTHPDIQDVQVFGVPDTKFGEELCAWVRLRDSRKLEEEDVRNYCRGKIAHYKVPRYVRIVKEFPMTVSGKVQKFVMRVRLGRNSDCFDRLDPIGVKYLSNSNRRTSHECLRRKKKGQLRRSLTTGPTRETPAIRQQRMR, encoded by the coding sequence ATGGCGCTGGATCGGGCCGCCCAGACCTGGCCTGAGCAACTTGCTGTCGTTGTTCGCGAGCAAGGTTTGCGCCTGAGTTATGCCGCGCTGAGAGATGGGGGCGAGGCGTTCGCCCGCAGTCTCATCGCTCTCGGTCTCACACCCGGAGAAATCGGGATCTGGTCGCCAAACAACATCGAGTGGGTTTTGACGCAATTCGCCGCTGCTAAAGCCGGACTGATCCTGGTCAGCCTCAATCCGGCCTATCGTTCTTCCGAGATCGGATATGCTTTAAGAAAGGTCGGCTGCCGCGCCATCGTATGTGCGACGGCATACAAGAGCAGCCACTACCTTGAAATCTTGGCAGAAGTCGCGCCCGAATTGAAAACGTCAGCGCCTGGTCAACTTCGTGCCGAGGCACTTCCAGAGCTCAAGATCGTAATCCAAATCGGCGGTCCCGCATTTCCGGGAGCGATTTCATTCGAAGACTGTGCGTCAAATCGCAGCGACGCCGGCACGTCTTTGGCTGACATAGCGAGCAAGATTAGCTTTGACGATCCTACAAACATCCAGTCCACCAGCGGCACCACGGGCGCGCCGAAGGGCGCAACGCTCACGGATCACAACATCTTAAACAACGGATACTTTGTCGGTGAAGCGCTCGGGCTGAGTGCCGTGGATCGGGTTTGCATTCCCGTTCCGTTTTATCACTGCTTTGGCATGGTCATGGGCAACCTGGCCTGTCTCACGCACGGCTCAACCATGGTCATACCAGGAGCTGCATTTGAACCGGGCGCGGTGCTCTCCGCCATCGAAGAAGAGGCGTGCGCGGCGCTGTACGGAGTGCCGACAATGTTCATCTCCGTGCTAGAGCACCCTGAACTCGGCCGCTTTCGGCTTGGTTCGCTCCGCACCGGCATCATGGCGGGTGCGCCGTGCCCTATCGAAGTCATGCGACGCGTCGTGGATCAACTGGGCATACGAGAAATTACCATCGCCTACGGAATGACGGAGACTAGTCCGGTCAGCTTTCAAACAAGCCGCACTGACACGCTGGAGCGACGTGTTTCGACCGTCGGACGCATACATCCGCACATCGAGATCAAAATCGTCGACGATAGAGGGGCGATCGTCCCAAGAGGCACAACTGGTCAGCTGTGTACGCGTGGATATTCCGTGATGCGCGGGTACTGGGGCGACGAGCAGCGCACCGCCGAAGTGATCGATGCGGCTGGTTGGATGCATACCGGCGATCTAGCCACTATCAACGGCGACGGCTACTGCAACATCGTTGGCCGCATGAAAGATATGGTTATTCGCGGCGGCGAGAACGTTTATCCACGCGAAGTGGAAGAGTTTCTCCATACCCACCCCGACATCCAAGATGTTCAAGTCTTCGGTGTGCCGGATACTAAATTTGGCGAGGAGTTGTGCGCGTGGGTTCGCCTTCGAGATTCACGCAAACTCGAGGAGGAGGATGTCCGCAACTACTGCCGTGGGAAAATCGCGCACTACAAGGTACCCCGATATGTGCGCATTGTTAAAGAATTCCCCATGACCGTCTCAGGCAAAGTCCAAAAATTCGTCATGCGCGTCCGCCTAGGACGAAACTCGGATTGTTTCGATCGTCTTGACCCCATCGGGGTCAAATACCTATCCAACTCAAACAGGAGAACCAGCCATGAGTGTCTACGTCGAAAAAAAAAGGGCCAGTTACGACGGTCATTAACGACCGGCCCAACGCGCGAAACGCCGGCGATCCGGCAACAGCGGATGCGTTGA
- a CDS encoding MarR family transcriptional regulator — MTPVLTTKKEATHPRTIETLDVIKRFMLEMSGINSRLEELHKLSGKALGISRPQWMILIALFDLEKSRGLPVNVVAKLLHVDSSFVTTQSKLLEQKGLLRRTRSRVDVRVVKMSLTAKARRSLTSLAEQFRAVCKFVFEGFNEDGLAAFTANLVSVNKRLQTISLRIATEFDSSNSAGHRQSRLDDHRPLRRTS; from the coding sequence GTGACGCCGGTGTTAACAACAAAAAAAGAAGCGACACATCCGCGCACCATCGAGACTCTTGATGTCATAAAGCGCTTCATGCTGGAGATGTCCGGGATCAATAGCCGCTTGGAAGAGCTTCATAAGCTCTCGGGCAAAGCACTGGGCATCAGCCGCCCGCAATGGATGATTCTGATCGCCCTCTTCGATCTCGAAAAGAGCCGTGGCCTGCCGGTTAACGTTGTCGCCAAGCTGCTTCACGTCGATTCGTCGTTCGTCACCACGCAGTCCAAGCTTCTCGAACAAAAGGGGTTGTTGCGCCGGACGCGTTCGCGCGTCGATGTGCGGGTCGTTAAGATGTCTCTGACTGCAAAAGCGCGACGGTCACTCACAAGCCTCGCCGAACAGTTCCGCGCGGTTTGCAAGTTCGTCTTCGAGGGCTTCAACGAAGACGGCTTAGCCGCATTCACCGCCAACCTAGTTAGCGTGAACAAGCGTCTTCAAACGATTTCGCTGCGGATCGCGACCGAATTTGACTCGTCGAACTCGGCCGGGCACCGGCAAAGTCGCCTCGATGACCATCGTCCGCTTCGACGAACCAGCTGA
- a CDS encoding copper-binding protein — protein sequence MTSLVRSALLIAAFAVLPLATFAQTNLVAGEVKKIDERAGKITLKHGPIKNLDMEDEEMIMVFRVSDPSMLNQVKVGEKVQFDAERLTGGITITKIQKAK from the coding sequence ATGACGTCTCTTGTGAGATCAGCGCTACTAATTGCCGCTTTCGCGGTCCTCCCGCTCGCTACTTTCGCCCAGACGAATCTTGTCGCCGGCGAGGTCAAGAAAATCGACGAGAGAGCTGGCAAGATCACCCTCAAGCATGGGCCCATAAAGAACCTGGATATGGAAGACGAGGAGATGATCATGGTGTTCCGGGTCTCCGATCCCTCCATGCTCAATCAAGTGAAAGTAGGAGAAAAGGTTCAATTCGACGCTGAGCGGCTGACGGGCGGAATAACAATCACAAAGATTCAGAAGGCAAAGTGA
- a CDS encoding avidin/streptavidin family protein, whose product MRAHLRQRLRSCLLLGEYHDTLDCAPALCRYVGACSRAVASPSKWVNQRGSLLSIQTLDASTGNFAGTYVNNATEVSCQGQPYLVAGVVTANRIAFYVNWTAPAAPNCATITIWNGRVADKNIPTAGTLFYVGSD is encoded by the coding sequence ATGAGAGCGCATCTCCGGCAGCGTCTGCGCAGTTGCCTGTTGCTAGGGGAATACCATGACACGCTTGATTGTGCTCCTGCTCTTTGCCGTTACGTCGGTGCCTGCTCACGCGCGGTTGCCAGTCCCTCTAAATGGGTAAATCAGCGAGGCTCTCTTCTGTCGATCCAAACGCTCGATGCATCGACGGGGAATTTCGCCGGAACGTATGTTAACAATGCGACTGAAGTTTCATGCCAGGGACAGCCCTACCTTGTCGCAGGCGTCGTTACCGCAAATAGGATCGCTTTTTACGTTAATTGGACGGCACCCGCAGCTCCAAACTGCGCAACGATCACCATTTGGAACGGCCGCGTCGCTGATAAGAATATTCCAACTGCGGGGACCCTGTTCTACGTGGGATCGGACTGA
- a CDS encoding DUF2274 domain-containing protein — MPKLKIGTLTDNKPVRLTVDLPASVHRDLVAYAKALASESGQTISDPGKLIAPMLARFMATDRGFAKLRRAFQSGDSVQPKT, encoded by the coding sequence ATGCCCAAGCTCAAGATCGGAACGCTGACTGACAATAAGCCAGTCCGACTTACCGTCGACTTGCCGGCCTCTGTGCATCGAGATTTGGTCGCGTACGCGAAAGCTCTTGCAAGTGAATCCGGTCAGACTATTAGCGACCCGGGCAAACTGATCGCTCCCATGTTGGCGCGGTTCATGGCAACGGATCGCGGCTTCGCGAAGCTACGGCGAGCTTTTCAGTCGGGCGATAGCGTTCAGCCAAAAACTTGA
- a CDS encoding DUF411 domain-containing protein, whose protein sequence is MVQTPFGEDSMPSSFGKLRYSRRMICAGMIGMAVAPPPLRAATDVLVYKDPNCDCCGDWVKQVGDAGFSVQIEEASDLSAIRSRLGVPPDLAGCHTAEVGGYVIEGHVPVAAVSRLLSERPDAVGISAPGMPQGSPGMSGSPKSTRSYCSDRVVAGPSCSSSARKRQADKHEMGKRIPANSEFTGPQNVCQNSEHEPGVRRIERGLKID, encoded by the coding sequence ATGGTTCAAACGCCTTTCGGAGAAGACTCGATGCCAAGCTCGTTTGGGAAGCTTCGATATTCGCGTAGAATGATTTGTGCTGGAATGATCGGAATGGCGGTAGCACCGCCGCCCCTTCGTGCTGCCACCGACGTCTTGGTTTACAAGGACCCGAACTGCGATTGCTGCGGCGATTGGGTGAAACAAGTCGGCGACGCGGGGTTCTCCGTCCAGATTGAAGAGGCGAGCGATCTGAGCGCGATCCGCAGCCGCCTCGGTGTCCCCCCGGATCTGGCTGGCTGTCATACCGCTGAAGTCGGAGGTTATGTGATCGAGGGACATGTGCCCGTGGCTGCGGTGAGCAGATTGCTTTCCGAGCGGCCTGACGCTGTGGGCATTTCGGCGCCTGGAATGCCTCAAGGATCGCCGGGCATGAGCGGAAGCCCGAAAAGTACTCGGTCATATTGTTCGGACCGCGTGGTCGCCGGACCTTCATGCAGTTCGTCGGCTCGGAAGAGGCAGGCTGACAAGCATGAAATGGGGAAACGAATACCCGCGAACTCCGAATTTACGGGTCCGCAAAACGTGTGCCAAAATTCTGAACACGAGCCTGGCGTGAGACGAATCGAGCGAGGACTTAAGATCGATTGA
- a CDS encoding RNA polymerase sigma factor → MSSSRNTTPSPQSTCAAQPSGVPDRVVRAAIVRSYDRVRNYLQKRFSSPSDAEEVLQVFVLRALERSADIRDAQSVRGWLSRVLATTIADFHRKRLRNSAREIPLPEELGDRIAINQDATFESEICECLYAHLPLLKMEHADIIRRIDLAGEPREVVATDLGVTVNNLTVRLFRARQALRDLLERKCVVCREDSFAECRCNGSR, encoded by the coding sequence ATGAGCTCGTCGCGGAATACGACACCAAGTCCTCAGAGTACATGTGCGGCTCAGCCATCCGGGGTGCCGGACCGCGTGGTTCGAGCGGCAATTGTACGAAGCTATGATCGCGTCCGAAATTATCTGCAAAAGCGCTTCAGCTCGCCGAGTGACGCCGAAGAAGTACTGCAGGTGTTCGTGCTGAGAGCGCTGGAGCGATCCGCCGATATCCGAGACGCGCAGTCGGTCCGTGGGTGGCTCAGCAGGGTTCTAGCGACCACAATAGCGGACTTCCATCGCAAGAGGCTGCGAAATAGTGCGCGAGAAATACCGCTGCCCGAGGAACTGGGCGATCGTATAGCAATCAATCAAGATGCAACATTCGAAAGCGAGATATGTGAATGTCTTTATGCTCATCTTCCCCTATTGAAAATGGAACACGCTGACATTATCCGCCGAATAGACTTGGCAGGCGAACCGAGGGAGGTGGTTGCGACTGATCTCGGGGTGACGGTCAATAATCTCACTGTGCGTTTATTCCGTGCTCGTCAAGCATTGCGGGACCTCCTCGAACGGAAATGCGTAGTGTGCCGCGAAGATAGCTTCGCGGAGTGTCGATGCAATGGAAGTCGATGA
- a CDS encoding NrsF family protein: MNTDELIAALSRSVEPIDRQLINRRMTIALAMAVVVAIGIVLIALGVRTDLRAPRAIIFMSLKLAFAIGTVGGASYYLARLMRPGGERRASVVSAALPFAATLLLAAVSLGGAPKSHWDKMVMGDEWLECLISIPVIAIVPFAVVIWTVKNNAAPTSLVRAAAISGLIAGGASAVGYALHCTDDSLPFVALWYGGTIAICTIVGALLGPRMLRW; this comes from the coding sequence ATGAACACAGATGAGCTAATTGCGGCTCTCAGTAGGAGTGTCGAACCAATCGATCGACAGTTGATCAACCGAAGAATGACTATTGCCCTTGCGATGGCGGTCGTGGTCGCGATCGGGATCGTTCTTATTGCATTGGGCGTTCGCACCGATCTGAGGGCGCCCCGGGCGATTATTTTCATGTCGCTCAAGCTTGCGTTCGCGATTGGCACGGTCGGTGGGGCGTCATATTACCTAGCGCGGCTAATGCGTCCTGGAGGTGAGCGGCGAGCTTCAGTGGTATCGGCCGCGCTTCCATTTGCTGCGACTCTGTTGCTCGCGGCCGTCAGCCTCGGAGGGGCACCAAAATCGCACTGGGACAAGATGGTGATGGGAGATGAGTGGCTCGAATGCCTCATTTCCATTCCCGTCATCGCTATCGTTCCTTTTGCGGTTGTTATCTGGACAGTAAAAAATAATGCAGCTCCGACTAGTCTTGTTCGCGCGGCCGCCATCAGCGGCCTTATTGCCGGCGGCGCAAGCGCAGTTGGCTATGCCCTACACTGCACAGACGACTCGTTACCCTTCGTCGCGCTTTGGTATGGCGGTACAATCGCAATATGTACGATCGTGGGGGCGCTGTTAGGACCGCGGATGCTGCGCTGGTAA